AACACCACGACCATGAAGCTGTCGATGATGTAGCTCTGGCCGAGGTTCGGGCTGACATTGTCGATCTGCGACAGCGCCACGCCGGCGATGCCGGCAATGCCCGAGCCGAGCCCGAAGGTGAGCGCGTCGACCCGCGAGGTCGCAATGCCCATGGAGGCCGCCATGCGCCGGTTCTGCGTCACCGCACGCATCTCCAGGCCGAGCGCCGTGTAACGCAGCATCGCCAGCAGGATCGCGAACACGGCCAGCGTGAACACGAGGATCCAGAGCCGGTTATAAGTGATGGTGATCTGGCCGAGCTCGAAGGCGCCGCTCATCCAGGAGGGATTGCCGACCTCGCGATTGGTCGGACCGAACATGGTGCGCACCGCCTGCTGCAGCACCAGCGACAGGCCCCAAGTCGCGAGCAGCGTCTCCAGCGGACGGCCGTAGAGGAAGCGGATGATGCTGCGCTCGATCAGCACGCCGATCGCGCCGGCGACCACAAAGGCCAATGGCACCGCGATCAGCAGCGAGTAGTCGAACAGGCCGGGATAGCGGGTGCGGATCACCTCCTGCACCACGAAGGTGGTGTAGGCCCCCAACATCACCATCTCGCCATGGGCCATGTTGATCACGCCCATCACGCCGAAGGTGATGGCGAGCCCGATCGCAGCGAGCAGCAGCACCGAGCCGAGCGAGAGCCCGTACCAGGCATTCTGCACCATGGACCAGATCGCGAGCGAGTTCTGGATGGAGCCGATCGCGCTCGCGGCGGCTTTGGTCACCGATGCCGGCTGGTCGCCCATGCCTGTGAGCAGCGCGAGTGCCTCCTGATCGCCGCGCCCCTTGAGGGTGGCCACCGCCTCCAGCTTCTCGACCTCGGTAGCGTCCGGCTTGAACAGCAGGATCGCCGCACGGGCGTCGCCGAGCGCCGCCTTGACGGATTTGTTGGTTTCCTTTGCAAGCGCACCATCGACCGCCTCGAGCGCCGTCTCCTCGTGCGACTTGAAGACGGACTGCGCCGCCTGGAGCCGCGTCCCGACGTCCGGCGACTGCAGCGTCAGGCTGCCGAGCGCGGCGTCGACGCTGCGGCGCAGGCGGTTGTTGAGGCGAACCGCGCTGGCGCTGTCGGGAACGCTGGCCACTGCCTGGCCGGTCGCGGCGTCGATCGACTTGCCGTCGGCACCGGTGACGTAAACCTTCTTGCTGTCGAGGTCGACCATCAGGCGGCCGTCCTGAAGCGCACTGATGATGGGGAAAGCCAGCGGATTGCCGCTGCTTGCGACCACTCCGATCGCCTCGTCCGTGTCGGAATAATCGTCGTTGGCGAATTTCGCGACCGCGTCCTCGAACGGACCGGCGAGGGCCGGCAGCGCGAACGCGATCAGGAACAACGAGAGAGCAAACGAGCAGAGACGCGCGGACAAATGGGTTGGCACTGTGAATGACCCCGGCAGAAATGAGTGGAGAAGGCGGCGGGATCGCCGCCTTCTCCGGTCGCGCAATGGCGTGTCAGATCCGGATCAGGAGCCCGAACCGAGGCACTTGTTGGTCTTGGTGTTGAAGTTGCCGCACTTCTTGCCGACCCAGTCGCCGATCAGGTCCTTGGAGCCGTCGAGCTCCTTCGACCAGGCGTCGCCCGCGACGAGACCCGGGGTCTTCCAGACCACGTCGAACTGGCCGTTCGCCTTGATCTCGCCGATGAACACCGGCTTGGTGATGTGGTGGTTCGGAAGCATCTTGGAGGTGCCGCCGGTCAGGTTCTTGGCCTCGATGCCCGGGAGAGCGTCGATCACCTTGTCCGGATCGGTCGACTTCACCTTCTCGACCGCCTTGACCCACATGTCGAAGCCGATCACGTGCGCTTCCATCGGATCGTTGGTCACGCGCTTCGGATTCTTGGTGTAGGCCTGCCACGCCTTGATGAACTTCTCGTTCTCCGGCGACTTGATCGACTGGAAGTAATTCCAGGCGGCGAGATGGCCAAGCAGCGGCTTGGTGTCGATGCCGGCGAGCTCTTCCTCACCCACCGAGAACGCGACCACCGGGATGTCCTTGGCCTTGATGCCCTGGTTGCCGAGCTCCTTATAGAAGGGGACGTTGGCGTCGCCGTTGATGGTCGAGACCACCGCAGTCTTCTTGCCGGCCGAGCCGAACTTCTTGATGTCGGCCACGATCGTCTGCCAGTCGGAATGACCGAACGGCGTGTAGTTGATCATGATGTCTCCCTGGGCGACACCCTTCGACTTCAGATAGGCTTCCAGGATCTTGTTGGTGGTGCGTGGATAGACGTAGTCGGTGCCCGCGAGCACCCAGCGCTTCACCTTCTCGTCCTTCATCAAATAGTCGACGGCCGGGATTGCCTGCTGGTTCGGCGCCGCACCCGTGTAGAACACGTTGCGCTCGCTCTCCTCACCCTCGTACTGCACGGGGTAGAACAGGATGTTGTTCAGCTCCTTGAAGACGGGCAACACCGACTTGCGCGACACCGACGTCCAGCAGCCGAATACGACCGAGACCTTGTCCTTGGTGATCAGCTCGCGCGCCTTTTCGGCGAACAGCGGCCAGTTCGACGCGGGGTCGACGACGACGGCTTCGAGCTTCTTGCCGAGAACGCCGCCCTTCTTGTTCTGCTCGTCGATCAGGAAAAGGATGGTGTCCTTCAGCGTGGTTTCGC
The sequence above is drawn from the Bradyrhizobium amphicarpaeae genome and encodes:
- the urtB gene encoding urea ABC transporter permease subunit UrtB is translated as MPTHLSARLCSFALSLFLIAFALPALAGPFEDAVAKFANDDYSDTDEAIGVVASSGNPLAFPIISALQDGRLMVDLDSKKVYVTGADGKSIDAATGQAVASVPDSASAVRLNNRLRRSVDAALGSLTLQSPDVGTRLQAAQSVFKSHEETALEAVDGALAKETNKSVKAALGDARAAILLFKPDATEVEKLEAVATLKGRGDQEALALLTGMGDQPASVTKAAASAIGSIQNSLAIWSMVQNAWYGLSLGSVLLLAAIGLAITFGVMGVINMAHGEMVMLGAYTTFVVQEVIRTRYPGLFDYSLLIAVPLAFVVAGAIGVLIERSIIRFLYGRPLETLLATWGLSLVLQQAVRTMFGPTNREVGNPSWMSGAFELGQITITYNRLWILVFTLAVFAILLAMLRYTALGLEMRAVTQNRRMAASMGIATSRVDALTFGLGSGIAGIAGVALSQIDNVSPNLGQSYIIDSFMVVVFGGVGNLWGTLVGAFTLGIANKFLEPVAGAVLGKIAILVLIILFIQKRPRGLFALKGRAVEA
- the urtA gene encoding urea ABC transporter substrate-binding protein → MFSKSTHDIAASFSRRGVLAATAGLVLGLASLTGAKAADDTIKVGVLHSLSGTMAISETTLKDTILFLIDEQNKKGGVLGKKLEAVVVDPASNWPLFAEKARELITKDKVSVVFGCWTSVSRKSVLPVFKELNNILFYPVQYEGEESERNVFYTGAAPNQQAIPAVDYLMKDEKVKRWVLAGTDYVYPRTTNKILEAYLKSKGVAQGDIMINYTPFGHSDWQTIVADIKKFGSAGKKTAVVSTINGDANVPFYKELGNQGIKAKDIPVVAFSVGEEELAGIDTKPLLGHLAAWNYFQSIKSPENEKFIKAWQAYTKNPKRVTNDPMEAHVIGFDMWVKAVEKVKSTDPDKVIDALPGIEAKNLTGGTSKMLPNHHITKPVFIGEIKANGQFDVVWKTPGLVAGDAWSKELDGSKDLIGDWVGKKCGNFNTKTNKCLGSGS